Proteins co-encoded in one Nitrosarchaeum sp. genomic window:
- a CDS encoding adenylosuccinate synthetase, with the protein MSSTVVVGGFFGDEGKGKIISYLAIKDNPKIIVRGGAGPNAGHTIRDGDKTYKVRMLPSGFLNKTAKVMIGPGVVINPSVLLKEIQDFDASGRAFIDKHCGIIEESHLLRDSKGELKEKIGSTGSGTGPANADRAMRILKLAKNIDSLSSLIVDVPEEINTAISLNQNVLVEGTQGTFLSLWHGTYPFVTSKDVTASGICADVGLGPKKVDEVIVVFKAYVTRVGTGPLSKELSLEEAERKGWSEFGTVTGRQRRAADFDFDLARRAIMLNSATQIAITKLDVLFPNCAGKTSFEELSTDAQSFIKNIEEKLNTPVTIIGTGPNVNEIIDRRK; encoded by the coding sequence ATGTCTTCTACTGTTGTTGTTGGTGGATTTTTTGGTGATGAAGGTAAAGGAAAGATTATTTCATATTTGGCAATAAAAGATAACCCAAAAATTATTGTTAGGGGTGGAGCAGGTCCAAATGCAGGTCATACAATTAGAGATGGTGATAAAACATACAAAGTCAGAATGTTGCCAAGCGGATTTTTAAATAAAACTGCAAAAGTAATGATTGGCCCAGGCGTTGTAATTAATCCAAGTGTTTTATTAAAAGAGATTCAAGATTTTGACGCATCTGGTCGTGCATTTATTGATAAACACTGTGGAATTATTGAAGAAAGCCATCTTCTTCGTGATTCTAAAGGAGAATTAAAAGAAAAAATTGGTAGTACTGGTTCTGGTACAGGCCCAGCAAATGCCGATAGAGCCATGAGAATTTTAAAACTTGCAAAAAATATTGATTCATTATCTTCATTGATTGTAGATGTTCCTGAAGAAATTAACACTGCCATTTCTTTAAATCAAAATGTTCTAGTTGAAGGAACACAGGGAACTTTCTTATCTTTGTGGCATGGGACATATCCTTTTGTAACTTCAAAAGATGTTACTGCATCAGGAATATGTGCGGATGTTGGGCTCGGACCAAAAAAAGTTGATGAAGTAATTGTTGTTTTCAAGGCATATGTTACACGTGTTGGTACTGGACCATTATCAAAAGAACTTTCTCTTGAAGAAGCTGAAAGAAAAGGCTGGTCTGAATTTGGAACTGTAACTGGACGACAGAGACGTGCAGCTGATTTTGATTTTGATTTAGCTAGGCGTGCAATTATGCTTAATAGTGCAACACAAATCGCTATCACAAAATTAGATGTGTTATTTCCAAATTGTGCAGGTAAAACCTCATTTGAGGAACTTTCTACTGATGCTCAATCATTTATAAAAAATATTGAAGAAAAATTAAACACGCCTGTAACTATAATTGGAACAGGACCAAACGTCAATGAAATTATTGACAGAAGAAAATAG
- a CDS encoding Fe(2+)-trafficking protein produces the protein MSRACTKCKNSIPDTEQLDMVAEKYPVCNKCWAEWKEYRVMVMNEMRLDMSMPDHRKLLKKHEKIFAGVLTPEGEIVDYTNEDNRKPDKPPGA, from the coding sequence ATGAGTCGAGCTTGTACAAAATGTAAGAACTCCATTCCAGATACAGAGCAACTTGATATGGTTGCTGAAAAATATCCAGTTTGCAACAAGTGTTGGGCTGAATGGAAGGAATACCGTGTAATGGTAATGAATGAAATGAGATTAGACATGTCCATGCCAGATCATAGAAAACTGTTAAAAAAACACGAAAAAATCTTTGCAGGCGTACTTACTCCTGAAGGAGAAATTGTAGATTATACCAATGAAGATAATAGAAAGCCTGACAAGCCACCTGGTGCTTAA
- a CDS encoding winged helix-turn-helix domain-containing protein encodes MTEYRTHMKIIGDILATTRDDLQDEDGASVTYLIRKANVSHSRISRILKTLVSQGLLEQDGTTGSNKYRISQSGREFLQAYYTFTSFADNFGLTI; translated from the coding sequence ATGACAGAGTACAGAACGCATATGAAAATTATTGGCGACATACTTGCCACTACACGTGATGACCTACAAGATGAAGATGGAGCCTCAGTAACTTATCTCATTAGAAAAGCTAATGTCTCACATTCAAGAATTTCCAGAATTTTAAAGACACTTGTATCTCAAGGATTATTAGAACAAGATGGTACAACTGGTTCAAATAAATATAGAATTAGTCAATCGGGACGAGAATTTCTTCAAGCGTATTATACATTCACATCTTTTGCAGATAACTTTGGATTAACTATCTAG
- a CDS encoding THUMP domain-containing protein — MNLIITCARHLELETKQEISDILDKIGDSEPKIIITNMSGILTAETKLDPIDVVNKIKEMILDEPWCIRYSLRIIPIQKITETKIESIEEGISDLIKLISSHDSYRISIQKRNSDISSQELISRIANKVKNKVSLEFPDKIILIEILGNKTGIAIVKKTDILSVEKTKRSMSE; from the coding sequence TTGAATCTAATAATTACGTGTGCCAGACATTTAGAATTAGAAACTAAACAAGAAATATCAGATATTTTAGATAAAATAGGAGATTCAGAACCAAAGATAATCATTACAAACATGTCTGGGATATTGACTGCGGAAACAAAACTAGACCCAATTGATGTAGTAAATAAAATCAAAGAAATGATATTAGATGAACCATGGTGTATTAGGTATTCTTTAAGAATTATTCCAATTCAAAAAATTACAGAAACAAAGATTGAAAGTATTGAAGAAGGAATTTCAGATTTAATTAAATTAATTTCTTCTCATGATTCATACCGAATATCAATTCAAAAAAGAAATTCAGACATTTCAAGTCAGGAGTTAATTTCAAGAATAGCAAATAAAGTTAAAAATAAAGTATCATTAGAATTTCCAGATAAAATCATATTAATTGAAATTTTGGGAAATAAGACAGGAATTGCCATAGTCAAAAAAACAGATATTTTGAGCGTAGAAAAAACAAAGAGAAGTATGTCAGAGTAA
- the cgi121 gene encoding KEOPS complex subunit Cgi121, translating into MIMIKLVGGAKKSFLTDEIKIDKSDITIQELLDLLLNLKPTNTPNLDVENILIAINGVDSSAMDGKNTEIKNNDVVSIIPIIHGGLSKRLFFNISNKLIQVVEIKGKDDLTVTFVDNLRKKFPSVKLQAVSSNFVLNRYHLKKIISLSVYSEKNDILLSNKFEMDILMRFAISSQISTAINSAGMKPKQNFMLIALGNRKILDKLYNEIEIISIPLFSKDHTLFLKKYYKITDKQLDAVISKNPLEDILIEKAAILL; encoded by the coding sequence ATGATTATGATTAAACTTGTAGGAGGTGCAAAAAAGTCATTTTTAACTGATGAGATAAAAATTGATAAATCTGATATAACTATTCAAGAACTCCTTGATTTATTACTAAACCTAAAACCCACAAATACTCCTAATCTTGATGTTGAAAATATTTTGATAGCAATTAACGGTGTTGATTCTTCTGCAATGGATGGTAAAAATACAGAAATTAAAAACAACGATGTAGTAAGTATAATTCCTATAATTCATGGCGGTTTGTCTAAAAGACTATTTTTCAATATATCAAATAAATTAATTCAAGTCGTTGAAATTAAAGGCAAAGACGACCTTACAGTTACTTTTGTTGATAATCTAAGGAAAAAATTTCCTAGTGTAAAACTTCAGGCTGTGTCCAGCAATTTTGTTTTAAACAGATATCATCTTAAAAAAATTATTTCATTATCTGTTTATTCTGAGAAGAATGATATTTTACTTTCAAATAAATTTGAAATGGATATTTTGATGCGCTTTGCTATTTCATCTCAAATTTCTACTGCAATTAATTCTGCTGGAATGAAACCAAAACAAAACTTTATGTTAATTGCGCTTGGAAATAGAAAAATATTAGACAAGCTTTACAATGAGATTGAAATTATTTCAATTCCGTTATTTTCAAAAGATCATACATTATTTTTAAAAAAATATTATAAAATAACAGATAAGCAACTTGATGCAGTTATCTCGAAAAATCCTCTTGAAGATATATTGATAGAAAAAGCAGCAATTTTACTCTGA
- a CDS encoding TatD family hydrolase, whose translation MTWLYDSHIHLTDSYYQNDLDYIIRGMENMKIQACCVSMDTITSQKTLELGNKSNLVLPFIGIHPERIDDDLEFMIDLITKNQQNISGIGEIGLDPTYVKSDEDNKKQIYFFETFLSIAEKFKKPISIHSRKSLDQIFSIMTSYNTKHALLHWFDGSKKQLQKAMDMEFFVSYGPVTIYANDKQALLSQTPENKILVETDGPVKFSRCFEMKSGQISFIPSVVFCASKVLGKSYDEMAMLLEVNTKSFLRI comes from the coding sequence ATGACTTGGTTATATGATTCTCATATTCATTTAACCGATTCATATTATCAAAATGATCTGGATTATATTATTCGGGGTATGGAAAATATGAAAATTCAAGCTTGCTGTGTCTCAATGGATACTATAACATCCCAAAAAACATTGGAGCTTGGAAACAAGAGTAATCTCGTCTTGCCCTTTATTGGCATTCATCCTGAGCGTATCGACGACGATCTAGAATTTATGATAGATCTAATTACTAAAAATCAACAAAATATTTCAGGTATTGGGGAGATTGGATTGGATCCTACTTATGTCAAATCTGATGAAGATAATAAAAAACAAATCTACTTTTTTGAAACCTTTCTATCCATCGCAGAAAAATTCAAAAAACCAATTTCTATTCATTCTAGAAAAAGTTTAGATCAGATTTTTTCTATAATGACTTCTTATAATACTAAACATGCATTACTTCATTGGTTTGATGGAAGTAAAAAACAGCTTCAAAAAGCAATGGATATGGAGTTTTTTGTTTCATATGGACCTGTAACGATTTATGCCAATGATAAACAAGCACTGCTATCTCAAACACCTGAAAACAAAATTCTAGTTGAAACTGACGGTCCTGTAAAATTCTCTCGGTGTTTTGAAATGAAATCTGGTCAGATTAGTTTCATACCAAGCGTTGTGTTTTGTGCCTCCAAAGTACTTGGTAAATCATATGATGAAATGGCTATGTTACTGGAAGTAAATACAAAATCATTCCTTCGAATATAG
- a CDS encoding histone: MKSSELGISAMYRILKKSGAERVSDESAEELREIIEELANKIAKSAVDMALHAGRKTIKAEDIKLASKPFI, from the coding sequence ATGAAATCATCAGAATTGGGTATTTCAGCGATGTATAGAATTTTAAAAAAATCAGGTGCAGAGAGGGTTAGTGATGAATCAGCAGAAGAACTACGAGAAATAATTGAAGAATTGGCTAATAAAATTGCAAAAAGTGCAGTAGATATGGCTTTACATGCAGGAAGAAAAACGATCAAAGCAGAAGATATCAAACTTGCATCAAAACCATTTATTTGA
- a CDS encoding plastocyanin/azurin family copper-binding protein, with protein MKKKILLASIFAIIIAVIGIVLLSQNENYVQNTDDSKPTLKADVIMPTKVSRPGCEKTDSCYIPSKISIKSGDSVTWLNEDAAFHSVTSGYYGNQSGLFDSEYLDPEEYFTFIFENPGIYDYFCTLHPWMKGQVIAN; from the coding sequence TTGAAGAAAAAAATACTACTAGCCTCAATTTTTGCGATAATTATAGCCGTGATTGGCATTGTACTATTATCTCAAAATGAAAATTATGTTCAAAACACCGACGATTCAAAACCTACACTCAAAGCAGATGTTATCATGCCAACAAAAGTCTCACGTCCAGGATGTGAGAAAACTGATTCCTGTTACATTCCATCAAAAATTTCAATTAAATCTGGCGACTCAGTTACTTGGTTAAACGAAGATGCTGCATTTCATAGTGTCACTTCTGGTTATTATGGAAATCAAAGTGGACTTTTTGATAGTGAATATTTAGATCCTGAAGAATATTTTACATTCATTTTTGAAAATCCTGGTATCTATGATTATTTTTGCACTTTACATCCGTGGATGAAAGGACAAGTAATTGCTAATTGA
- a CDS encoding AIPR family protein: MAQNGNSLLEYIPGSHTLLAQKNSSMPLEGFSENVRVSIQEYAEDSKSEVEKGNNFLQWVLTRVFEATEDDAADAIVDGANDLGIDAYLPVDFSDNTIRLFQSKYGTSHSFEAIAKFKEDAKRLLGKDVSKMRPELAQLVTKIKEKNLKIKCCYVTDQKVEYQDDIIEIIDIEKIVQKLWERIKKPAAGKRSSIKLERMLRHENTILGILKLRELTEFVSKNRDYVFESNIRQWMQFKTTVNKGLRETLQSNPGKFFYYNNGITIVVSDFEELGDNLIELHAPQIVNGAQTSNSILDHSKRTKNMDGSMTVTIIKADDEQEQNNITKYRNSQNSVRGKDLVSLMDFHKSIKSQLKNCGYFYEIQAGSFDTKSKSKQSEYQGDSLYNEYLPDNHKKVIVAKDAIQALVAGIEQRPTEAYSSPAQFLPRGSKYDDVFNDNLKDDYRILLYPYLVKEYAKKTLKYGKQGGHKTKRYATLFYVGVYFRILHKKILETKGDFKSDVRRMEPIFRSFKLNSRILKIADVVVTKFLEDTVVDDEIELANTKHNFFSQHVWNDSMLRVVDKKIRQEEEEILALKKLANNLF, translated from the coding sequence TTGGCTCAAAACGGAAATAGCTTACTAGAATACATACCAGGTTCACATACACTTTTAGCTCAGAAAAATTCTAGCATGCCATTAGAAGGATTTTCAGAAAATGTAAGAGTTAGCATACAAGAATATGCAGAAGATTCAAAAAGTGAAGTAGAAAAAGGCAATAATTTTCTTCAATGGGTGCTTACACGAGTTTTTGAGGCTACAGAAGATGATGCTGCAGATGCAATTGTAGATGGTGCAAATGATCTTGGCATTGATGCATATCTACCAGTAGATTTTTCAGATAATACTATTCGCCTATTTCAATCAAAATACGGGACTTCACATTCATTTGAAGCAATTGCAAAATTCAAAGAAGATGCAAAACGTTTACTCGGAAAAGACGTTTCAAAAATGAGGCCTGAATTAGCTCAGCTTGTTACAAAGATCAAAGAAAAAAATCTGAAAATAAAATGCTGCTATGTTACAGATCAAAAAGTAGAGTATCAAGATGATATAATAGAAATAATAGATATAGAAAAAATTGTTCAAAAATTATGGGAGAGAATAAAAAAACCTGCTGCTGGAAAAAGATCATCTATTAAATTAGAAAGAATGCTTAGACATGAGAATACAATTTTAGGAATTTTAAAATTAAGAGAATTAACTGAATTTGTTAGTAAAAACAGAGATTATGTGTTTGAATCAAACATAAGACAATGGATGCAATTTAAAACAACAGTAAACAAAGGATTGAGAGAAACGCTTCAAAGTAATCCAGGAAAATTTTTTTATTATAATAACGGAATTACAATTGTAGTTAGTGATTTTGAAGAATTGGGAGATAATCTCATAGAACTTCATGCACCACAAATTGTAAACGGTGCACAGACTTCCAACTCAATTCTTGATCATTCAAAGAGAACAAAAAACATGGATGGTTCTATGACAGTAACAATAATCAAGGCAGATGATGAACAAGAACAGAACAATATTACAAAATACAGAAATTCACAGAATTCAGTCAGAGGGAAAGATCTTGTATCGCTAATGGATTTTCATAAGTCTATTAAATCACAATTAAAAAATTGTGGGTATTTTTATGAGATTCAAGCAGGTTCGTTTGATACAAAATCAAAATCAAAACAATCAGAATATCAAGGAGATTCTCTATATAATGAATATCTTCCAGATAATCACAAAAAAGTTATTGTTGCAAAAGACGCCATACAAGCTCTAGTTGCCGGAATCGAACAAAGACCTACAGAAGCATATAGTTCTCCAGCTCAATTTCTTCCAAGAGGAAGTAAATACGATGATGTATTCAATGATAATCTAAAAGACGATTACAGAATTTTGTTATATCCATATTTAGTAAAAGAATATGCAAAAAAGACATTAAAGTATGGAAAACAAGGAGGTCATAAAACAAAAAGATATGCAACTTTATTTTATGTAGGAGTTTATTTTAGAATTTTACATAAAAAAATACTAGAAACTAAAGGAGATTTCAAGAGTGATGTGAGAAGGATGGAACCAATATTTCGTAGTTTTAAACTAAATTCTAGAATTCTGAAAATTGCAGATGTGGTTGTAACTAAATTTTTAGAAGATACAGTAGTAGACGATGAAATAGAGTTAGCAAATACAAAGCATAATTTCTTCTCACAACATGTATGGAATGATTCAATGCTTAGAGTAGTAGATAAAAAAATAAGGCAAGAGGAGGAAGAAATCTTAGCCTTGAAAAAACTTGCAAATAACTTGTTTTAG
- a CDS encoding winged helix-turn-helix domain-containing protein, with amino-acid sequence MQIVADLLTVTQQSGQEGIKTTSLLTKANLSHSRLSKFLENLTGSGLINKIEFDNKNTFVITEKGRQYLESYAKFAGIAESFGLEL; translated from the coding sequence ATGCAGATAGTAGCAGACCTTTTGACGGTCACACAGCAATCTGGTCAAGAGGGCATTAAAACAACATCATTACTAACAAAGGCAAATTTATCACATTCTAGATTATCAAAGTTCTTAGAAAATTTAACAGGTTCTGGATTAATCAATAAAATAGAATTTGATAACAAAAATACATTTGTGATAACTGAAAAAGGAAGACAGTATTTGGAATCTTATGCAAAGTTTGCAGGCATTGCAGAATCCTTTGGATTAGAACTTTAA
- a CDS encoding phosphomannomutase has product MKKTISGIRGIFGEDFNLKDTLYFCNNFSSLIESKKCVIGKDTRPSGMMIKEIASAALMKNGINVYNLETVPTPVVFRESRKYGAGIVITSSHNPLEWNGIKFIINGRGINEKELPKIIENQEVLMSKIGIEEQITSTYLQDAKELIGQIENQPEIVIDIGGGAAKEFAPNLLRQLGCKVKVINEDLDNCSRGPDPTADNLSDLVAATSEKGIGFAFDLDGDRLVVVRKGEKQTPDVTLGLGVAKALELGYKKFVFSIDTSVSVEKFIKEKGGSVQRSKVGEANVIDLMLKTNAQAGGEGSSGGFILPEFNFCREGILTSGLISSMMENSKFDEILDFMESYKQLREKIKVDSVFHDRVIDEVSKKLTKEYSEVITQDGIKGIIDEDSWVLIRKSNTEDIIRVSAESNNLDKCKKIVKNTLELVKQCYDSIR; this is encoded by the coding sequence ATGAAAAAAACAATTTCTGGAATTAGAGGTATTTTTGGCGAGGATTTTAATCTAAAAGATACATTGTATTTTTGTAATAACTTTTCTTCGTTGATTGAATCTAAAAAATGCGTAATAGGCAAAGATACAAGACCTTCAGGAATGATGATCAAAGAAATAGCATCAGCAGCATTAATGAAAAATGGAATTAATGTTTACAATTTAGAAACAGTACCAACTCCAGTAGTATTTCGAGAATCAAGAAAATATGGAGCAGGAATAGTCATCACATCTTCACATAATCCACTAGAATGGAATGGGATAAAATTTATCATTAATGGAAGGGGGATTAATGAAAAAGAACTTCCAAAGATTATTGAAAATCAAGAAGTTTTAATGTCAAAAATAGGCATTGAGGAGCAAATTACATCAACATATTTACAAGACGCAAAAGAATTGATTGGGCAAATCGAGAATCAACCTGAAATAGTCATAGATATTGGTGGAGGTGCTGCAAAAGAATTCGCGCCAAATTTACTAAGACAGTTAGGATGTAAAGTCAAAGTAATTAATGAAGATCTGGATAATTGTTCAAGAGGTCCTGATCCAACTGCAGATAACTTGTCGGATCTTGTAGCTGCAACTTCTGAAAAAGGAATCGGATTTGCTTTTGATTTAGATGGAGATCGCCTAGTTGTTGTAAGAAAAGGAGAAAAACAAACTCCCGATGTAACTTTAGGTTTGGGAGTAGCAAAAGCATTAGAATTAGGATATAAGAAATTTGTATTTAGCATAGATACAAGTGTTTCAGTTGAAAAATTTATCAAAGAAAAAGGAGGGAGTGTGCAGAGATCAAAAGTTGGAGAAGCAAATGTAATAGATTTGATGTTAAAAACAAATGCACAAGCTGGAGGAGAAGGAAGTAGTGGGGGTTTTATCTTACCAGAATTTAATTTTTGTAGAGAAGGAATTCTAACAAGTGGTCTTATTTCTTCAATGATGGAAAATTCAAAATTTGATGAGATATTAGATTTTATGGAGAGCTACAAACAGTTAAGAGAGAAAATCAAAGTGGATTCAGTATTTCATGATAGAGTTATTGATGAAGTATCCAAAAAACTTACAAAAGAATATTCTGAAGTTATCACTCAAGATGGAATTAAAGGAATTATTGATGAAGATAGTTGGGTTTTGATTAGAAAATCAAACACAGAGGACATCATAAGAGTGTCAGCAGAATCAAACAACTTAGATAAATGTAAAAAAATTGTAAAAAATACATTAGAATTAGTGAAACAATGTTATGACAGTATTAGATGA
- the thiL gene encoding thiamine-phosphate kinase, with protein sequence MTVLDEYAIIKNLQKKLGNKKFVSEDVEIFKVGKTKIIVKIDTFVEGTDMPSKMKISDAARKSIVACVSDFAAKGVRPQYGIISLNLPKTISRSKINEISNGFSNASKEFKFKILGGDTNEGKEIVFTVSLFGTTNKIVKRSGAKIGDIIFVTGPFGYTASGLEILLRKKKAKKTFVKKAISSVFRPNPRLDFGVNNKKYFTSTMDSSDGLSTTLNEMASQSNCKFIINNIPTRDEISEFAESNKIEPDKLVFHGGEEYEFVFTVSKKYKAIIEKNATSLKTPIIEIGYVTKGKGVFVQKGEKFSFLKDLGWHYFTK encoded by the coding sequence ATGACAGTATTAGATGAATATGCAATAATAAAAAATTTGCAAAAGAAATTAGGAAATAAGAAATTCGTATCAGAAGATGTAGAGATTTTCAAAGTAGGTAAAACAAAAATCATAGTCAAAATCGACACGTTTGTTGAAGGTACAGATATGCCTTCAAAAATGAAAATTTCTGACGCAGCTAGAAAAAGCATTGTAGCGTGTGTTAGTGATTTTGCTGCTAAAGGAGTAAGACCTCAATATGGAATAATTTCATTGAATTTGCCAAAAACGATTTCACGCTCAAAAATTAATGAAATATCAAATGGGTTTAGTAATGCCTCAAAAGAATTCAAGTTCAAAATTTTAGGAGGCGACACCAATGAAGGAAAGGAAATTGTATTTACCGTATCCTTATTTGGAACTACAAATAAGATAGTCAAAAGGAGCGGAGCCAAAATTGGAGATATCATATTTGTAACTGGTCCTTTTGGCTATACTGCATCAGGTCTAGAGATTTTACTTAGAAAAAAGAAAGCTAAGAAAACTTTTGTCAAAAAGGCAATAAGTTCAGTTTTTAGGCCAAATCCAAGATTAGATTTTGGTGTAAACAATAAAAAATATTTTACATCTACAATGGATTCCAGTGATGGGTTATCTACTACATTAAATGAAATGGCTAGTCAAAGTAATTGTAAATTTATCATAAACAATATTCCTACAAGAGATGAAATATCAGAATTTGCAGAATCAAATAAAATAGAACCAGATAAACTAGTATTTCATGGAGGAGAAGAATATGAGTTTGTATTTACTGTTTCAAAAAAATATAAGGCAATAATTGAAAAAAATGCTACGTCATTAAAGACACCAATTATTGAAATTGGATATGTAACTAAAGGTAAAGGGGTATTTGTTCAGAAAGGGGAAAAATTTAGTTTCTTGAAAGATTTGGGATGGCATTATTTTACAAAATAA
- a CDS encoding 30S ribosomal protein S11, protein MSEIEAEIEVESPIEEEEEIQTKSRPETKTDGPEKWGIAHIYSSYNNTIIHMTDLTGGETISISSGGVHVNADRYESSPFAAMKAANAVVEVAHTKGFTGFHIRVRAVGGVGSRVPGPGAQAAIRALARGGFKIGRIDDVTPIPHDTTRKKGGKRGRRV, encoded by the coding sequence TTGTCAGAAATTGAAGCTGAGATTGAAGTAGAATCCCCAATTGAAGAAGAAGAGGAGATTCAAACTAAATCTAGACCGGAAACAAAGACAGATGGTCCTGAAAAATGGGGAATTGCCCATATTTACAGTAGCTATAACAATACAATCATACACATGACAGATCTAACTGGTGGAGAAACTATCTCTATTAGTTCAGGTGGAGTTCATGTCAATGCTGACAGATACGAATCATCACCTTTTGCTGCAATGAAGGCTGCAAATGCAGTTGTCGAAGTTGCACATACAAAAGGATTTACAGGATTTCATATTAGAGTACGAGCTGTTGGAGGAGTAGGTTCCAGAGTTCCAGGTCCAGGTGCACAAGCTGCAATCAGAGCTTTGGCAAGAGGTGGATTTAAGATTGGAAGAATTGATGATGTAACACCAATTCCTCATGATACCACCAGAAAAAAGGGTGGAAAAAGAGGAAGAAGAGTCTAG
- a CDS encoding DNA-binding protein codes for MSEDDSELERLKAKRLAEMQQNISRKKIETPPANLQSKTTKNPRDVLVGHLGFRGLEVLQNAESQFPNDTIMVVEKLAELITSGEITEILDGGKLLALFRSIGLNIRMETKINVEQDGKFVSLSDKLSSKSSDESD; via the coding sequence TTGAGCGAAGACGATTCTGAACTTGAAAGATTAAAGGCAAAAAGACTTGCAGAAATGCAACAAAATATCTCTAGAAAAAAAATAGAAACACCACCTGCCAATTTACAATCTAAAACAACAAAAAATCCTCGAGATGTTCTTGTTGGACATCTAGGATTCAGAGGTCTTGAAGTATTGCAGAATGCAGAATCCCAATTTCCAAATGATACTATAATGGTCGTAGAAAAATTAGCTGAATTAATTACATCAGGTGAAATCACTGAAATTCTTGATGGCGGAAAATTATTGGCACTATTTAGATCAATTGGTCTTAACATTAGAATGGAGACCAAAATCAATGTGGAACAAGACGGAAAATTTGTTTCCTTATCTGATAAATTGAGTAGTAAATCATCTGACGAAAGTGATTAG